GCGCGGTGATCACGATGGTGCTGGGACTCGCGGTCATCTGGCTGAGCTCGCTCGTGCACTGAGCGGGGGCTCCAACTGCGCGCTCACGCGGAAAGGAGAGAAGCCGTTCCCGCCACGATGAAGACTGCGCCGGAGATGGCGCCGGCGATGCCCCCGAGCAACAGGTAGAGCCCGCCCCGCACGCGAAACCAAGTGACATCCAATGGCGGGACAGTGTCCGCGAGCCAATCGGCGATCGAGTGTCGGCCAACGATCAAGACCGGCGCAAGGCACACCTGTGCGATCCCTGCGATGAGCAATGCGGTTGGCGTCACGATGCGGGCTCAGCCCACGAGCCCATAGGCGCTGGCGGTCGCGAGGATGTTCATCGCCGAGTGCACGAAGATTCCGACACCGACGAGGGCATGAAGCAGACCCCACCGATGAGCCGATGAGCCGATGGGATCGCGGGGGCGGGTGCGGGGGCGCTGATGACGTCTACGTCGATGACCGTACCGGAACCCCGGCGTATGGCGCACCTCCTGAGCGCGACAGGGCTGGAGATCCGGCGCACGACTCCGCGCGGCGCACGTTCAGCGGCCTTCGAGTGCCAGCCGACCGGCGAGGAGCACGTAGCTCGCGGCGAAGGTGCGTCGCAGCCACGCCACCACCCTTGGGCGGGTGATCACGCGATCGCGCATGGTGGCGGCGAACAAGCCGTACAGCGCGAAGACGACGAACGTGACCGCCATGAACACGGCACTCAGGCCCGCCATGTGCAGCATGCCGTCGGCCGCTCCGGCAGGCACGAACTGGGGCAGGAACGCGAAGAAGAAGATGGTCAGCTTCGGGTTGAGCACGTTGATGAGCACCGCGGTGCGGATGACCCGCCAGAACGAATCCGGCGCAGCGGCCTGGTCCACCTCGATCAGCGCGCGATCGCGGAACGTCTGCCAGGCGAGGGAGAGCAGGTACGCGACGCCGAGCCACTTGATCGTCTGGAAGGCGATCGCGGAGGCGTTCAGCACGGCCGCGAGCCCGGTGATCGCCGCCACGACGTGCGGAAGCACTCCGAGCGTGCAGCCGAACGCGGCGACGATTCCGGCCTTCGCACCCCGCGACAGACCCGCCGCGATGGAGTAGACCGCCCCGGTGCCCGGTGTGGCGACGACCACGAGCGTCGTCAGCAGGAAGGCGAGGCTCATCGCGCCTGCTCCGCGAGTACCCGGCCGCTGGTCGCCAGTGCGAGACGCCGCGGCATGAAGCGCACCAGCGTGCTGGTGAGGGCATTGGCCCGTCCGGAGACGACGCTCGCGGGCGGACGACGCTTGTCGAGGCGGTGCAGGGTGAGCGCCACGACCTGCTCGGGCGTCTGGAAGCTGCCGACCGCGGCATCGCGGGTGCCGACGACATCGAAGAACTCCGTGCTCGTCGCGCCCGGGCTGAGCGCGAGCACCCGCAACGACGACGCGCGGGTCTCGTAGGCGAGCGCCTCGGTGAAGCTCAGCACGAACGACTTGGTTGCTCCGTACACCGCCATGTCGGGGCACGGCTGGTACGCAGCGGTGCTCGCGATGTTCACCAGGGCGCCCCGCCCGTCGCGCACGAGATCGGGCAGGAACTCGCGCGTGATCGCGACGACGGAGGCGACGTTCAGCTGCACCATCGCGGCGATGCGAGCCGGGTCGGCGTCGACGAAGGCGCCCTTGACGCCGAAGCCGGCGTTGTTGACGAGCGTTTGCACGCGAATGCCTCGCTCGTCGACTGCGGCCCGCAGCGCGGTGTGGGCATCGGGCCGTGCGAGGTCGAGTGCGATCGGCGTGGCGCGCACGCCGTGCTCGTGCTCGATGCGCTCGGCACGTTCGCGCAGTCGCCCTTCGCGCCGGGCGACGAGTACGACATCGGCGCCCCGACGGGCGAATCCGCTCGCGAACGCGGCGCCGAGGCCCGAACTGGCGCCGGTGATCAGGGCCGTGGTTCCAGTGAAGTCAGTGGTCATGTGGCAAATGTAGACAGTGCCAGCATTGTTGTCAATGTCTACTTTCCGGTAGAGTGCACAGGTGACCGAACGCGCCTATCACCACGGCAACCTGCGCCAAACACTGCTCGAGCGCGCGTGGGCGACGATCGACGA
The sequence above is a segment of the Agromyces hippuratus genome. Coding sequences within it:
- a CDS encoding SDR family NAD(P)-dependent oxidoreductase, with translation MTTDFTGTTALITGASSGLGAAFASGFARRGADVVLVARREGRLRERAERIEHEHGVRATPIALDLARPDAHTALRAAVDERGIRVQTLVNNAGFGVKGAFVDADPARIAAMVQLNVASVVAITREFLPDLVRDGRGALVNIASTAAYQPCPDMAVYGATKSFVLSFTEALAYETRASSLRVLALSPGATSTEFFDVVGTRDAAVGSFQTPEQVVALTLHRLDKRRPPASVVSGRANALTSTLVRFMPRRLALATSGRVLAEQAR
- a CDS encoding LysE family translocator, whose translation is MSLAFLLTTLVVVATPGTGAVYSIAAGLSRGAKAGIVAAFGCTLGVLPHVVAAITGLAAVLNASAIAFQTIKWLGVAYLLSLAWQTFRDRALIEVDQAAAPDSFWRVIRTAVLINVLNPKLTIFFFAFLPQFVPAGAADGMLHMAGLSAVFMAVTFVVFALYGLFAATMRDRVITRPRVVAWLRRTFAASYVLLAGRLALEGR